The Stenotrophomonas sp. ZAC14D1_NAIMI4_1 DNA segment CCACGGCAGCCGGTGGCCGATGCGGACTACGCCATCGGCCTGTACGCGAGCACCCTGGTACGCGATGGCGGCACGCTGCAGATCGGCATCGGCACCCTGGCCGATGCACTCAGCCATGCGCTGGTGCTGCGCCACACCGACAACGCGCGCTACCGCCGCGTCTTGAACGCGCTGGACCCGCAGCTGCCCAGCCACCCGCTGGTGCAGGAAATCGGCGGGCTGGACCCGTTCGAGGTGGGCCTGTACGGCTGCAGCGAAATGCTCAACGAAGGCTTCCGGCGGCTGGTGCAGACCGGCGTCATCCGGCGCAAGGTGCACGACGATCTGGCGCTCATGCAGCGCATCGAGAATGGCAGCACGCTGTCCATCGACCATGCCACGCTGGAAGCCGAGGGCGAGTACCTGCACGGCGCGTTCTACCTCGGCTCGCCCGAGTTCTACGAATGGCTGCGCACGCTGCCCGAGGACGAATGCCGCGCGATCGGCATGCGCCGCATCAGCGAGATCAACCAGCTGTACGGCGGCAACGAGACGCTGGAGCGCCTGCAGCGCCGCCATGCGCGCTTCTTCAATTCCTGCATGATGGCCACCGCGCTGGGTGCGGCGGTGTCCGATGCGCTGGACGACGGCCGCGTGGTGTCCGGCGTGGGCGGGCAGTACAACTTCGTGGCGATGGCGCATGCGCTGCCGGAAGCGCGCAGCGTGCTGATGTTCCGGGCCGCGCGCGACGACAAGGGCCAGCGCGCCTCGAACGTGCGCTGGAACTATGGGCACACGACCATTCCGCGCCACCTGCGCGACATCTACCTCAACGAGTACGGCATTGCCGACCTGCGCGCGTTGACCGACGACGACTGCGTGCAGGCGATGGCCGCGATCACCGAAGCGCCGTTCCAGGCGGGGCTGCTGCAGCAGGCCTACGCATCGCGCAAGCTGCGTACAGGGCGGCACCCGGACCCGCAGCGCGAACAGCGCAACACACCGCAGGCCCTGGCCGCGGCACTGGCCCCGTTCCGTGCCGATGGCACCCTGCCCGACTACCCGCTGGGCAGCGATTTCAACGAGATCGAGCAGGTGCTGGTGAAGGCACTGGGCTGGCTGAAATCGAACACGCAGACGCGCGGTGACATGCTGCGCACGGTCTGGGCAGCGCTGCGGCAGCCGGCCGGCGACGGTGATGCGGTGTACCTGCAGCGCATGGGCCTGCAGGCACCAAAGGAGTTCGGCGAGCGCCTCAACGCACGGCTGCTGCGCCTGGCCCTGGCCCGCACCGCGTAACTGCGCGGTGGTAGCGCCGGGCCATGCCCGGCGGACAAGCATCAGTGCCAACCAAGGTTGGCACCTACCTGGGCACGGCGGCACGCTATCCTGTAGCGATGAAAGACGATTCCCGTTTCCTGCATGACCTGCAGCAGCGCCAGGCTGCAGGCGAAGACCTGCGTTACCTCTGCTTCTGGGGCCACCAGCCACCGCGCAGCGGTGTGTCCGCCTCCTGTTTCAGCCAGTGGTATGACGCTGGCTTCGACATCGACGGCGTGCATTACCGCACCGCCGAGCACTACATGATGGCCGGCAAGGCGCGCCTGTTCGGTGCCACCGAGCTGCTCGACAGGATCATCGCCAGCACCACACCGGACAAGGCCAAGGCACTGGGCCGCCAGATCGAAGGCTTCGACGAAGCGCGCTGGGTACAGGCGCGCTACCAGCTGGTGGTGGACGGCAACAAGGCAAAGTTCGCCCAGAACCCGGAACTGGGGGCGTTCCTGCGCGCGACCGAAGGCTGGGTGCTGGTCGAAGCCAGCCCGGTGGATTTCATCTGGGGCATCGGCCTGGCCAAGGACCACGCCGACGCGCACAACCCGGCGCAGTGGCGCGGGCTGAACCTGCTGGGGTTCGCACTGATGGACGTGCGCGGGGCGATGTAGCGGTTATCCACGCATGGCGTGGATCTGCCTTGGCCAACGAAAAAGGCCGGCTTGCGCCGGCCTTTTCCTTTCTGCTTCGCGAAGCTGCTTACAGCGCCTTCGCCGCGGCCACCACGTGGTCGGTGGTGATGCCGAAGTGCTTGAACAGCTTGTCCGCCGGGGCCGAGGCACCGAAGGTGTCGATACCGATCACCGCGCCGTCCAGGCCGACGAACTGGCGCCAGAAACCGGTGACGCCGGCTTCGATCGCCACGCGCTTGCGCACGGCATTGGGCAGCACCGATTCACGGTAGGTCGCATCCTGGCGCAGGAACACGTCGGTGGACGGGATGGAAACCACGCGGGTCTTCAGGCCGGCGGCGTCCAGCTGGGCCTTGGCTTCGGTGGCCAGCGAGACTTCCGAACCGGTGGCGATCAGGATCACGTCCGGGGTACCGGCGGCGTCGGCCAGCACGTAGCCACCGCGCTCGATCTGGGCGATCTGCTCGGCGCTGCGCGGCTGGTGCGGCAGGTTCTGGCGGCTGAACACCAGGCAGCTCGGGCCGTCCTGGCGGGTAATCGCAGCCTTCCAGCTCACGGCCGACTCGACGGCATCGCACGGGCGCCACACGTCGTTGTTCGGGATGTAGCGCAGCGAGGCCAGGTGCTCCACCGGCTGGTGGGTCGGGCCGTCTTCGCCCAGGCCGATCGAGTCGTGGGTGTAGACGTGGATCGCGTGGGCCGGGATCAGCGCGCTCATGCGCACGCCGTTGCGGGCGTAATCGCTGAACACCAGGAAGGTGGCGTCGAACGGAATGAAGCCACCGTGCAGGGCCAGGCCGTTGGCAATGGCGGTCATGCCGAACTCGCGCACGCCGTAGTACACGTAGTTGGCATTGGCATCATCGCTGGCCACCGACTTGCTGCCCTTCCACAGGGTCAGGTTCGAGTGCGCCAGGTCAGCCGAACCGCCGACGATTTCCGGCAGCAGCGGCGCGAAGGCTTCGATGGCCAGCTGCGAGGCCTTGCGCGAGGCGATGGTGGCGCCTTCAGCGGCGACCTTGGCGATGTAGGCGTCGGCCTGGGCGACGAAGTCGGCCGGCAGTTCGCCATGCGAACGGCGGGTCAGTTCGGCGGCTTCGGCCGGGTACTGCGCAGCGTACTTGTCGAACTGCTGTTCCCACTCGGCCTGGCGCAGGGTGCCGGTACCGCCGGCACGCCAGCCGGCGTAGATCTCTTCCGGAATCTCGAACGGACCGTAGTTCCAGTCCAGCGCCTTGCGGGTGGCGGCCAGTTCGTCCTTGCCCAGGGCGGCGCCGTGGCTGGATTCCTTGCCGGCCTTGTTCGGCGAACCGAAGCCGATCGTGGTGCGGCAGCAGATCAGGGTCGGCTTGTCGCTCTGCGACAGCGCGGCCTCGATGCCGGCCTTGATGCTTTCCGGGTCATGGCCGTCGACATCACGCACGACGTTCCAGCCGTAGGCCTCGAAACGCTCGGGGGTGTTGTCGGTGAACCAGCCCTCGACGTTGCCGTCGATGGAGATGTGGTTGTTGTCCCAGAAGCAGACCAGCTTGTGCAGGCCCCAGGTGCCGGCCAGCGAAGCGGCTTCGTGCGACACGCCTTCCATCAGGCAGCCATCGCCCATGAACACCCAGGTGCGGTGGTCCACGATCTCCAGCTCCGGGCGGTTGAAGCGCTGTGCCAGCAGCTTCTCGGCCAGGGCGAAGCCCACGGCATTGGCGAAACCCTGGCCCAGCGGGCCGGTGGTGGTTTCCACGCCCGGGGTCTCGTGGCGTTCCGGGTGGCCGGCGGTGTGGCTGCCCAGCTGGCGGAACTGCTTCAGCTGCTCGATCGGCAGGTCGTAGCCGCTCAGGTGCAGCAGCGCGTACTGCAGCATCGAGCCGTGGCCGTTGGACAGCACGAAGCGGTCGCGGTTGAACCACTGCGGGTTGTTCGGGTTGTGCCGGAGGAAGTCGTTCCAGAGCACTTCGGCGATATCGGCCATGCCCATGGGCATGCCGGGATGGCCGGAATTTGCGGTTTCAACCGCATCAGCGGCAAGGAAGCGGATGGCGTTGGCCAACTGGCGACGGGTAGGCTGCGTCATGGTTCTGTCGGAATCGGGAGGCGGCCGCGAAACTGCGGGCGCGCCATTGTCCCACAGACGCCCGGCAGGGTCAGGTCAACGTCGCCCCGAAACAGAACGGGGCCGGAACCCTTTCCTGGCGGAAAG contains these protein-coding regions:
- a CDS encoding acetyl-CoA hydrolase/transferase C-terminal domain-containing protein, which translates into the protein MTEHLTDLDAAVDWLFARVDGPLRVGAPLALGKPHRLLNALYARVEGDASRPLQLYTALSLNPPKARGDGLEARFMAPFVQRHFGEDFPRLAYADAIARDALPPHVEVEEFYMQSGALLGSRQAQSSYTSLNYTHAADAVAQRAPHVIVQKVAMRPDDRRLSLSCNNDITQDTLDAMAARGLPRPLLVAEIDPQLPYLGGTATVDVSFFDLVITPPPPYPALFGLPRQPVADADYAIGLYASTLVRDGGTLQIGIGTLADALSHALVLRHTDNARYRRVLNALDPQLPSHPLVQEIGGLDPFEVGLYGCSEMLNEGFRRLVQTGVIRRKVHDDLALMQRIENGSTLSIDHATLEAEGEYLHGAFYLGSPEFYEWLRTLPEDECRAIGMRRISEINQLYGGNETLERLQRRHARFFNSCMMATALGAAVSDALDDGRVVSGVGGQYNFVAMAHALPEARSVLMFRAARDDKGQRASNVRWNYGHTTIPRHLRDIYLNEYGIADLRALTDDDCVQAMAAITEAPFQAGLLQQAYASRKLRTGRHPDPQREQRNTPQALAAALAPFRADGTLPDYPLGSDFNEIEQVLVKALGWLKSNTQTRGDMLRTVWAALRQPAGDGDAVYLQRMGLQAPKEFGERLNARLLRLALARTA
- the tkt gene encoding transketolase gives rise to the protein MTQPTRRQLANAIRFLAADAVETANSGHPGMPMGMADIAEVLWNDFLRHNPNNPQWFNRDRFVLSNGHGSMLQYALLHLSGYDLPIEQLKQFRQLGSHTAGHPERHETPGVETTTGPLGQGFANAVGFALAEKLLAQRFNRPELEIVDHRTWVFMGDGCLMEGVSHEAASLAGTWGLHKLVCFWDNNHISIDGNVEGWFTDNTPERFEAYGWNVVRDVDGHDPESIKAGIEAALSQSDKPTLICCRTTIGFGSPNKAGKESSHGAALGKDELAATRKALDWNYGPFEIPEEIYAGWRAGGTGTLRQAEWEQQFDKYAAQYPAEAAELTRRSHGELPADFVAQADAYIAKVAAEGATIASRKASQLAIEAFAPLLPEIVGGSADLAHSNLTLWKGSKSVASDDANANYVYYGVREFGMTAIANGLALHGGFIPFDATFLVFSDYARNGVRMSALIPAHAIHVYTHDSIGLGEDGPTHQPVEHLASLRYIPNNDVWRPCDAVESAVSWKAAITRQDGPSCLVFSRQNLPHQPRSAEQIAQIERGGYVLADAAGTPDVILIATGSEVSLATEAKAQLDAAGLKTRVVSIPSTDVFLRQDATYRESVLPNAVRKRVAIEAGVTGFWRQFVGLDGAVIGIDTFGASAPADKLFKHFGITTDHVVAAAKAL
- a CDS encoding NADAR family protein produces the protein MPTKVGTYLGTAARYPVAMKDDSRFLHDLQQRQAAGEDLRYLCFWGHQPPRSGVSASCFSQWYDAGFDIDGVHYRTAEHYMMAGKARLFGATELLDRIIASTTPDKAKALGRQIEGFDEARWVQARYQLVVDGNKAKFAQNPELGAFLRATEGWVLVEASPVDFIWGIGLAKDHADAHNPAQWRGLNLLGFALMDVRGAM